In the genome of Candoia aspera isolate rCanAsp1 chromosome 1, rCanAsp1.hap2, whole genome shotgun sequence, one region contains:
- the LOC134488563 gene encoding septin-4-like: MEGTVAALEESKEMQPNEAEMPFAGALREGANPSLFGQTEEPASIPQEHTIKRFLKEDPEETELVQFLRDSPTEKTCHRVKPEDIHQEKRSSQGGTEMFPSTAVQAIPKDALEEKERKAFYRPQPLDLKQQHMAAPAPPSPSRPRSPWGRLDPYESDEDDKEYVGFATLPNQVHRKSVKKGFDFTLMVAGESGLGKSTLVNSLFLTDLYKDRKLLNAEERIVQTVEITKHVVDIEEKGVKLRLTIVDTPGFGDALNNTECWKPVADYIDQQFEQYFRDESGLNRKNIQDNRVHCCLYFISPFGHGLRPLDIEFMKALHQRVNVVPVLAKADTLMPSEVERMKSKIRDEIDHFGIRIYQFPDCDSDEDEDFKLQDEALKESIPFAVIGSNTIVETKGKRIRGRLYPWGVVEVENPTHCDFVKLRTMLVRTHMQDLKDVTRETHYENYRAQCIQSMTRMVVKERNRNKLTRESGTDFPIPAVPTVPDSETEKLIREKDEELRRVQEMLQKIQQQMEES; the protein is encoded by the exons ATGGAAGGAACCGTAGCTGCTCTAGAAGAATCCAAGGAGATGCAGCCCAATGAAGCAGAGATGCCTTTTGCTGGTGCCCTGAGAGAGGGTGCTAATCCCAGCCTCTTTGGGCAGACTGAAGAGCCTGCCAGCATCCCCCAGGAGCACACA ATAAAGCGCTTTCTGAAGGAAGACCCAGAAGAGACAGAGCTTGTCCAGTTCCTCAGGGATTCCCCAACCGAAAAGACCTGCCATCGTGTGAAGCCAGAAGACATCCATCAGGAGAAAAGATCCAGCCAGGGTGGGACTGAAATGTTCCCTAGTACTGCAGTCCAGGCCATTCCCAAAGATGCTTTGGAGGAAAAGGAGCGGAAGGCCTTCTACCGCCCTCAGCCTCTAGATCTGAAACAGCAGCACATGGCTGCTCCGGCACCCCCAAGCCCATCTCGTCCCAGAAGCCCCTGGGGCAGGCTTGACCCGTATGAATCTGATGAG gATGATAAAGAATATGTGGGATTTGCAACACTTCCTAATCAGGTCCATCGGAAATCTGTGAAAAAAGGATTTGATTTCACACTAATGGTTGCAG GAGAGTCTGGACTGGGGAAGTCCACTCTGGTGAACAGCCTTTTTCTTACAGATTTGTACAAAGATCGCAAACTCTTAAATGCAGAAg AAAGGATTGTCCAGACTGTGGAGATTACCAAACACGTGGTGGACATAGAGGAGAAAGGTGTGAAACTTCGCTTAACCATTGTGGACACACCAGGTTTTGGAGATGCTTTAAACAACACAGAATG cTGGAAGCCTGTGGCTGATTACATAGATCAGCAGTTTGAGCAGTATTTCCGGGATGAAAGTGGCCTTAACCGGAAAAATATTCAGGACAACCGTGTCCATTGCTGCCTCTACTTCATCTCTCCTTTTGGTCACGG TTTGCGACCTCTGGATATCGAATTCATGAAAGCGCTCCATCAGCGTGTGAACGTTGTTCCTGTCTTAGCCAAGGCTGACACTCTCATGCCCTCGGAGGTGGAACGAATGAAAAGCAAG ATTCGTGATGAAATTGATCATTTTGGGATCCGGATCTACCAGTTTCCTGATTGTGATTCAGATGAAGATGAGGATTTCAAGCTGCAGGATGAAGCACTCAAG GAGAGCATCCCCTTCGCTGTGATTGGCAGCAACACCATTGTGGAGACGAAAGGCAAGCGGATCCGAGGGAGGCTGTACCCTTGGGGCGTCGTTGAAG TGGAGAATCCTACGCACTGTGACTTTGTCAAGCTGCGCACCATGCTGGTGAGGACCCATATGCAGGACCTGAAGGACGTGACTCGGGAGACTCACTATGAGAACTACCGGGCTCAGTGCATTCAGAGCATGACTCGTATGGTGGTGAAAGAGCGGAATCGCAA caaGCTAACCCGAGAAAGTGGGACGGATTTCCCCATCCCGGCTGTGCCCACAGTGCCAGATTCAGAGACAGAGAAGCTGATCCGGGAGAAGGATGAGGAG ttaCGAAGAGTGCAGGAAATGTTGCAGAAGATCCAGCAGCAGATGGAAGAGTCGTAG